The following coding sequences are from one Maniola hyperantus chromosome 7, iAphHyp1.2, whole genome shotgun sequence window:
- the LOC117984098 gene encoding glucose dehydrogenase [FAD, quinone]-like yields the protein MIWQPLNLTEVCPPCTPVTACSDFGFVYLSLMVQLFGGSAEQTKQEMCKREPVDGQEYDFIVVGAGAAGSIVANRLTENPNWKVMLLEAGGEEPEVTGVPGFFTTLGGSSLDWKYSSEPNGNSCLAFPGGRCGWPRGKGMGGSTAINAMAYVRGNKVDYDEWARMGNPGWSYKEVLPYFMKSERNLNKYAVDSEFHGVKGEQCVSWFPGLDGPATMLTEASNEKGVPMCDFNGATQECAMQAQTFSADGQRVSAYSAFIHNIRHTRPNLDVKPHCEVTKILIDDTKTARGVEYIKDGKKYTAYAKKEVIACAGVVNTAKLLMLSGIGPREHLESLNIPVVQDLAVGENLQDHVSFNGLVVALSNETATTVSQDQMLSDMKEFAEMKIKKGPLAGLGPIMSCSFIKSEPHLEVPDIQLQFMDVPCWEEFLQDPITYERVPILPTSYYNGVLPRIMNVVPKSRGKMLLNKDDPNGYPEIHANYLGDERDIAPLMKSIPFVLGLEETEAFRSRGAYFVREKMPHCTEHDWGTDEYFLCLIRHYTSTTHHQCGGCKMGPKSDKKAVVDSELRVYGVKRLRVIDASIMPVVIRGNTAAPTMMIAEKGIDSVIKYWQNITKDYCF from the exons ATGATTTGGCAGCCCCTCAACCTTACGGAGGTGTGTCCTCCTTGCACGCCGGTGACGGCATGTTCCGACTTCGGGTTCGTGTACCTCAGCCTGATGGTGCAGCTGTTCGGCGGATCCGCGGAGCAGACGAAGCAGGAGATGTGCAAAAGAGAACCCGTAGATGGGCAGGAGTATGACTTCATAGTAGTGGGCGCGGGAGCGGCGGGCTCTATCGTAGCTAACAGACTCACTGAGAACCCCAATTGGAAG GTCATGCTCCTGGAAGCTGGCGGCGAGGAGCCTGAGGTGACGGGAGTGCCCGGCTTCTTCACCACCCTCGGGGGCTCCAGCCTCGACTGGAAGTACTCCTCGGAACCCAACGGGAACAGCTGCCTCGCATTTCCTGGGGGAAGATGTGGCTGGCCGAG aggTAAAGGAATGGGTGGTTCGACCGCCATCAACGCAATGGCGTACGTCCGAGGCAACAAAGTAGATTATGACGAGTGGGCACGTATGGGTAACCCTGGGTGGAGCTATAAAGAG gtgcTTCCATATTTCATGAAATCTGAAAGAAATTTGAATAAATACGCGGTCGATAGTGAGTTTCACGGTGTGAAAGGGGAACAGTGTGTGTCTTGGTTCCCTGGCCTAGACGGACCTGCGACCATGTTGACGGAAGCGTCCAACGAGAAAGGAGTACCTATGTGCGACTTTAATGGAGCCACGCAAGAGTGCGCCATGCAGGCACAGACATTTTCAGCTGATGGCCAACGCGTATCTGCCTATTCGGCTTTCATACACAATATCCGCCATACGAGACCAAATTTAGACGTTAAACCCCACTGCGAAGTTACGAAAATACTTATAGATGATACTAAAACTGCTCGAGGAGTAGAATACATCAAAGATGGCAAGAAGTACACCGCGTATGCCAAAAAAGAGGTAATAGCTTGCGCCGGAGTCGTCAACACAGCAAAACTACTGATGTTGTCAGGAATAGGCCCGAGAGAGCATTTGGAAAGCCTAAATATTCCTGTAGTACAAGATCTAGCGGTCGGCGAGAATCTCCAAGATCACGTTTCATTTAACGGCTTGGTAGTCGCGTTATCGAATGAAACTGCCACGACAGTCAGTCAAGATCAAATGTTGAGTGATATGAAGGAGTTCGCTGAAATGAAAATTAAGAAAGGTCCGCTCGCCGGGCTCGGTCCGATTATGTCATGTTCATTTATAAAATCGGAGCCCCACTTGGAAGTACCAGACATACAACTTCAATTTATGGACGTCCCCTGCTGGGAAGAATTCCTGCAAGATCCAATAACATACGAAAGGGTCCCAATTTTGCCCACTTCTTACTATAACGGTGTATTACCGAGAATTATGAATGTAGTGCCAAAAAGTAGAGGGAAAATGTTGTTAAATAAAGATGATCCAAACGGGTATCCAGAAATACATGCCAATTACCTCGGCGACGAGAGGGATATAGCACCACTCATGAAAAGCATACCGTTTGTGTTAGGTTTAGAAGAGACAGAAGCCTTTAGATCACGTGGAGCATATTTCGTTCGCGAAAAAATGCCACATTGTACAGAACACGACTGGGGCACAGATGAGTACTTCCTTTGCTTGATTAGACATTACACTTCGACTACTCATCACCAGTGTGGAGGATGCAAGATGGGCCCGAAATCGGATAAGAAGGCAGTAGTAGACAGCGAGCTGCGAGTGTACGGGGTGAAGCGGCTGAGAGTGATCGACGCCTCGATAATGCCTGTTGTCATACGCGGGAACACGGCAGCCCCGACTATGATGATCGCAGAAAAAGGCATAGATTCCGTTATAAAATATTGGCAAAATATTACTAAAGATTActgtttctaa
- the LOC117984099 gene encoding glucose dehydrogenase [FAD, quinone]-like: MIWQPLNITEVCPPYTPISACSNFGLVYLSLLVQLYGGSADKRRQAMCEMEGQKSRRHKEYDFIVVGAGSAGCVVANRLTENPKWKVLLLEAGPEEPDVTLVPGLSTAVLGSNIDWRYSTEPNGKSCLAHPGGRCAWPRGKTMGGSSSINSLAYIRGNRADYDEWASMGNEGWSYEEVLPFFRKSERNLNIEVLNSKYHGAKGEQYVSRYPYIDKPSLMLTAGFNQGGLPLVDYNGAHQLGTMQAQAVSLDGERVSTNIAFIQPIRNKRPNLDIETNSEATKILIDESKHAYGIVYVKNGKKYTAYAKKEVILSAGSINSPKLLMLSGIGPKDHLESLGIPVVQDLPVGENLHDHVTFSGMILALSNKTATTVSEEEILRAVEDYAQMKFKRGPLSGNGPVNSVSFLKTDADLIAPNVQFQVNSIPNWREFIQDPVTAENVAIMPTSFYDAVLPRPMNLVPRSRGVLLLNETDPNGHPLLYANYFGDERDFVPLLKAIRFLLSLEDTVAFRSHGAHFVREPLPYCKNYEWGTDEYFICLMQAYTSTTYHPVGTCRMGPQGDRRAVLDNQLRVHGVDALRVIDASMMPVVVRGNTNAPTIMIGERGVDFVIRYWRGRTQNYC, encoded by the exons ATGATCTGGCAGCCCCTAAACATCACAGAAGTATGCCCGCCCTACACTCCGATCTCGGCGTGCTCCAACTTCGGGCTGGTGTACCTCAGCCTGCTGGTGCAGCTGTACGGCGGCTCCGCTGACAAGAGGAGGCAGGCGATGTGCGAGATGGAAGGCCAGAAGAGCAGACGACACAAAGAGTATGACTTCATAGTGGTGGGCGCGGGCTCGGCGGGCTGTGTCGTCGCCAACAGACTGACGGAGAACCCCAAGTGGAAG GTGCTGTTACTAGAAGCCGGCCCCGAGGAGCCGGACGTGACGCTGGTGCCGGGCCTGTCCACCGCTGTGCTGGGCTCCAACATCGACTGGCGATACTCCACGGAGCCCAACGGCAAGAGCTGTCTCGCGCACCCGGGGGGACGATGCGCGTGGCCGCG GGGGAAAACAATGGGCGGGTCGAGTTCTATCAACTCACTGGCTTACATCAGGGGCAACCGAGCTGACTACGACGAATGGGCCAGCATGGGGAATGAGGGCTGGAGCTATGAAGAG GTGCTGCCATTCTTCAGGAAATCTGAGCGGAACTTGAACATAGAAGTCCTCAACAGCAAATACCACGGCGCTAAAGGCGAGCAATACGTGTCGAGGTATCCCTACATCGACAAACCCTCTCTCATGCTAACTGCAGGGTTCAATCAAGGCGGCCTGCCTCTAGTAGATTACAACGGAGCTCATCAACTTGGCACCATGCAAGCACAAGCGGTATCGCTAGATGGTGAGAGAGTGTCTACCAACATTGCTTTCATCCAACCTATCCGAAACAAAAGACCTAACCTCGATATTGAAACTAACTCTGAAGCCACTAAAATATTAATAGACGAGTCTAAACATGCTTACGGAATTGTTTATGTTAAAAACGGTAAAAAGTACACAGCGTACGCCAAAAAAGAGGTAATCCTCAGCGCCGGATCTATTAACTCACCTAAACTGCTAATGTTATCCGGAATAGGGCCGAAGGACCATTTAGAAAGCTTGGGCATTCCTGTGGTACAAGATCTGCCGGTCGGGGAGAATTTGCACGATCACGTCACTTTCAGTGGTATGATACTCGCCCTATCGAACAAAACTGCTACAACAGTCAGCGAAGAAGAGATCCTGCGCGCCGTCGAAGACTACGCGCAAATGAAATTCAAAAGAGGTCCGTTGTCGGGGAACGGCCCAGTAAATTCGGTTTCTTTTCTCAAAACCGACGCAGATCTAATCGCGCCAAATGTACAGTTCCAAGTTAATAGCATTCCCAACTGGAGAGAGTTTATACAAGATCCTGTGACAGCAGAGAATGTAGCGATAATGCCGACATCGTTCTACGACGCGGTGTTGCCGCGACCAATGAATTTGGTGCCGAGAAGTAGAGGCGTACTTCTGTTGAACGAGACTGATCCAAACGGTCATCCGTTGTTGTATGCCAACTACTTTGGTGACGAGAGAGACTTCGTACCTCTGTTGAAGGCGATTCGGTTTTTACTGTCTCTAGAAGATACTGTAGCATTTCGGTCTCACGGGGCGCATTTCGTGCGGGAGCCGTTGCCGTATTGTAAGAACTACGAGTGGGGCACAGACGAGTACTTCATATGCCTGATGCAAGCGTACACTTCGACCACGTACCACCCCGTGGGCACGTGCAGGATGGGCCCGCAGGGGGACAGACGGGCCGTGTTGGACAATCAGCTGCGCGTGCACGGCGTCGACGCACTGCGCGTGATCGACGCGTCTATGATGCCTGTAGTGGTGCGAGGGAACACTAATGCACCGACTATCATGATCGGCGAGAGAGGTGTAGACTTCGTTATACGCTACTGGAGGGGACGAACGCAAAATTATTGTTGA
- the LOC117983523 gene encoding uncharacterized protein gives MDVEVKIKEDMKNLGCKCDKKISLAYFLYIYLVDQKLMYDTEYCYNRDIDTLYVVAKPNKNEKLNIYVPIPTNQDVSMDFISVLQENLCTVETGPSINLAFIESDFTTVIYTFTKGLAERQSAEKTSLLRQKEERRSFINSELKKNKSAILNEALNGGVVDDDDCQVLE, from the coding sequence ATGGATGTTGAAGTAAAAATCAAGGAAGACATGAAAAACCTTGGCTGCAAATGCGATAAGAAGATATCCCTTGCTTACTTCCTGTACATTTATTTAGTGGACCAAAAACTCATGTACGACACTGAATACTGTTACAATAGGGATATCGACACGCTGTATGTTGTCGCTAAGCCTAATAAAAACGAGAAATTGAACATATACGTACCTATTCCGACCAATCAAGATGTTAGTATGGACTTTATCAGTGTTTTACAGGAGAATTTGTGTACGGTGGAGACGGGGCCTAGCATCAACTTAGCTTTTATTGAAAGTGATTTTACAACAGTTATTTACACGTTCACTAAAGGGCTCGCTGAGCGGCAGAGCGCGGAGAAAACTTCCCTGTTGAGACAGAAAGAGGAGCGGCGAAGTTTCATCAACAGTGAACTGAAGAAGAATAAAAGTGCAATACTGAATGAGGCACTCAATGGTGGGGTTGTTGACGATGATGACTGCCAAGTGCTAGAATGA